A single genomic interval of Spirosoma linguale DSM 74 harbors:
- a CDS encoding histidine kinase (PFAM: ATP-binding region ATPase domain protein; Two component regulator three Y domain protein; Two component regulator propeller; histidine kinase A domain protein~SMART: ATP-binding region ATPase domain protein; histidine kinase A domain protein~KEGG: sde:Sde_0667 response regulator receiver domain-containing protein) encodes MNTHRAHFDHWLKSACARWFGWYTAVFILSVSFSRTSAQPAADKFDHLSTKNGLSNNSINCILQDREGYMWFGTNDGLNKYDGYSFQVFQTDPARPAHSLTDNRIMGLCEDPKNRLWVVTEGAGLHEINKQTGNVTHHPIHADHENWWNNQISIYADRQGVLWLCSYGGLIRYEPERHHFTLYPSPKREVPVKSVFEDRQNRFWVTTSQGLYLFDRQTGHFALMPVQKATDPQPWFGPMYLDSNDVLWLGAVGKGLFQLDLRHSPLRIVPHATKGTINKYMYLGALHRDQQGFMWMGTTDGLQRIDTKTSQAFTYLPNPDALHNLGSMNVQAVYHDRAGTLWAGTDNGIDKQALNTKPFTTYQIRRSVGIVNLPENKVASLAIDSRNRVWFSNQENLYRLNLRTNQITEIPASLFGNTPQHKNNLHALFQDGQDKLWIGTWDGLYQLDQLTNRSIKFPTEVAAQFVGRGKNGKIWLSGEGGAASFDPLNSKFTYYKYNPSDTSGLPEKYIYGMLISQTGDIWLTLRGKGLSRLNPQSGRFTHYRAGMKPGQLNSNEIGTIYEDKSGTIWLGSTRGGLNWFDPKTGKFSHLTTKDGLPSDWIIGITEDNRGYLWLSTKKGLCRFDPRTRSFRPYDNNDGLPNNDFRVNTVSRSGNSLFFGTLNGLVRFNPDSIQTDRQPFPVYVTTFKVGDSFLPVTRKQYTLAHHENYLSFEFVALTYGLPERNQYAYKLSGIDNDWIKNGSRRFASYTNLPAGKYTFQVKAANSDGVWRQLESPLTIQILAPWWQTWPAYVLYTLTGLGSMWALATYRSRKLLLANRQLEDIIANRTNEIRRQSDELALQRDSLEKTLTELTSTQRQLIHREKMASLGELTAGIAHEIQNPLNFVNNFSEVSTELAGELLDLLANGQQANAATLASYIQANLQKINHHGKRADSIVKNMLQHSRFSNGKKFPTNLNKLIDEHLRLAYQGVRVNDKSITVHLVTDFDPTIGVLDVVPQDIGRVLLNLFNNAFYSIAAKQKGRAADYEPEIRVSTRRHPTFVELRIRDNGLGIPQTVLEKIYQPFFTTKPSGQGTGLGLSLSYDIITKGHEGELSVDTSEGQFADFMIKLPLPPA; translated from the coding sequence ATGAACACACATAGGGCACATTTCGACCACTGGTTAAAATCGGCTTGTGCACGTTGGTTCGGGTGGTACACCGCCGTATTCATCCTGTCTGTTTCGTTTTCCCGCACAAGTGCCCAGCCAGCAGCGGACAAGTTTGACCATTTATCGACGAAAAATGGCCTTTCCAATAACTCAATCAACTGTATCCTTCAGGATCGGGAAGGATACATGTGGTTCGGTACGAACGATGGGCTCAACAAGTATGACGGCTATTCGTTTCAGGTTTTCCAGACCGACCCCGCCCGCCCTGCGCACAGTTTAACCGACAACCGGATTATGGGCCTTTGCGAAGACCCGAAAAACCGACTATGGGTGGTTACGGAAGGGGCCGGTTTGCATGAAATCAATAAACAAACGGGCAATGTAACCCACCATCCCATTCATGCCGACCACGAAAACTGGTGGAACAACCAGATATCTATATATGCAGACCGACAGGGGGTTTTGTGGCTCTGCTCGTACGGCGGACTTATTCGGTATGAACCGGAAAGACATCATTTCACGCTGTACCCATCGCCCAAACGGGAAGTTCCGGTAAAAAGCGTTTTCGAAGATCGGCAAAACCGATTTTGGGTAACTACCTCGCAGGGGTTGTATTTATTTGATCGGCAGACCGGCCACTTTGCACTGATGCCCGTTCAAAAAGCGACGGACCCGCAGCCCTGGTTCGGCCCCATGTATCTGGACAGCAACGATGTTCTCTGGCTTGGTGCCGTTGGGAAAGGCCTTTTTCAGCTTGACCTCCGCCATTCACCCCTCCGGATTGTGCCTCATGCCACGAAAGGCACAATCAACAAGTATATGTATCTGGGCGCACTCCACCGCGACCAGCAGGGTTTTATGTGGATGGGTACAACCGATGGGTTGCAACGTATAGACACCAAAACGTCACAGGCGTTCACCTACCTTCCCAATCCGGATGCACTCCATAATTTAGGGAGTATGAATGTGCAGGCTGTTTATCACGACCGGGCTGGTACGCTCTGGGCAGGTACCGATAACGGTATCGACAAACAGGCACTCAATACTAAACCGTTTACAACGTATCAGATAAGACGCAGTGTAGGAATCGTCAATCTGCCTGAAAATAAAGTCGCTTCGCTGGCAATAGATAGCCGCAACCGGGTCTGGTTCAGTAATCAGGAAAACCTGTATCGATTGAATTTACGGACAAATCAGATTACCGAAATTCCGGCAAGCCTGTTTGGCAACACACCACAACATAAAAACAACCTCCATGCCCTGTTTCAGGATGGCCAAGACAAACTTTGGATTGGTACATGGGATGGTCTTTATCAACTGGATCAGCTCACGAACCGCTCCATTAAATTTCCGACCGAAGTTGCAGCCCAGTTTGTTGGTCGGGGCAAAAACGGCAAAATATGGCTGAGTGGTGAAGGCGGGGCAGCATCCTTCGACCCTCTCAACTCGAAATTCACGTATTACAAGTATAACCCATCGGATACGAGCGGCTTACCCGAAAAGTATATTTATGGTATGCTGATCAGCCAGACGGGCGATATCTGGCTAACCCTTCGGGGTAAAGGGTTGAGTAGATTAAATCCACAATCGGGACGATTTACCCACTACAGAGCCGGCATGAAACCGGGACAGTTAAACAGCAACGAGATCGGGACCATTTATGAGGACAAGTCAGGCACCATCTGGCTGGGTAGTACCCGGGGCGGCCTAAACTGGTTTGATCCAAAAACCGGCAAATTTTCACACCTTACCACCAAAGACGGCCTACCCAGCGACTGGATTATTGGTATAACGGAAGACAACCGAGGCTACTTGTGGCTGAGCACCAAAAAGGGCCTTTGCCGGTTTGATCCGCGAACTAGATCGTTTCGTCCTTACGACAACAACGACGGGTTGCCAAATAACGACTTCCGGGTAAATACCGTGTCGCGGTCCGGGAACTCGCTTTTCTTTGGTACCCTCAACGGGCTGGTTCGGTTCAATCCCGACAGTATTCAAACCGACAGGCAACCCTTTCCGGTTTACGTTACCACGTTTAAAGTAGGCGATAGCTTTTTGCCGGTAACTCGTAAACAATATACGCTGGCTCATCATGAAAACTATCTGTCGTTTGAATTCGTAGCCCTGACGTATGGCCTGCCGGAGCGAAATCAATACGCCTATAAGCTAAGCGGTATTGACAATGACTGGATAAAAAACGGGAGCCGTCGATTTGCCAGCTACACGAATTTACCGGCCGGAAAGTATACTTTTCAGGTCAAAGCAGCTAATAGCGATGGCGTCTGGCGCCAGCTCGAAAGCCCACTTACCATCCAGATTCTTGCCCCCTGGTGGCAAACTTGGCCTGCTTATGTGCTGTATACATTAACCGGGCTGGGCAGTATGTGGGCATTGGCGACGTATCGATCCCGAAAGTTACTCCTGGCTAATCGGCAGTTGGAAGATATTATAGCCAATCGAACTAACGAGATTCGGCGGCAGAGCGATGAACTGGCATTGCAGCGCGACAGCCTGGAAAAAACCCTGACCGAGCTGACCTCTACCCAACGACAATTGATTCATCGGGAAAAAATGGCTTCGCTGGGCGAATTGACGGCGGGTATTGCGCATGAAATTCAAAACCCGCTCAACTTCGTCAACAACTTTTCGGAAGTAAGTACTGAACTGGCCGGAGAGCTTCTCGATCTATTGGCAAATGGCCAGCAGGCAAATGCCGCCACCCTGGCCAGCTACATACAGGCCAACCTCCAAAAAATTAATCATCATGGCAAACGGGCCGACTCTATTGTAAAAAACATGCTACAGCACAGCCGTTTCAGCAACGGGAAAAAGTTTCCGACCAACCTGAACAAACTGATTGATGAGCATCTGCGTCTGGCTTATCAGGGAGTCCGCGTAAACGATAAATCAATTACGGTTCACCTGGTCACAGACTTCGACCCTACGATTGGTGTCCTGGATGTAGTGCCACAGGACATTGGCCGGGTGCTTCTGAATCTATTCAACAATGCGTTTTATTCGATAGCTGCGAAACAGAAAGGCAGAGCTGCGGACTATGAGCCTGAAATAAGGGTTAGTACCCGTCGGCACCCAACTTTCGTTGAGCTACGGATACGCGATAATGGACTCGGCATTCCGCAGACAGTACTCGAAAAGATCTACCAGCCTTTTTTTACAACCAAACCCAGCGGTCAGGGCACCGGCCTGGGCTTATCACTCAGCTATGACATTATTACAAAAGGCCATGAAGGTGAATTGAGTGTCGATACCAGCGAAGGACAATTTGCAGATTTTATGATCAAACTTCCTTTACCTCCTGCCTAA
- a CDS encoding anti-FecI sigma factor, FecR (PFAM: FecR protein~KEGG: mxa:MXAN_2029 hypothetical protein): MSQKSYSAYSAEEFVLDDLFVRWVKHPNDEEVASYWQIWLSNHPHQEETVETARYLIQTARHSDLPALSSDEISTVWGRIRESLQTMEDVRPLQPDVRAMVGWWYFMRTVLAVFGVIALIGWALWMQYGPEQSVWSVSTHAYQTRQIRLPDNSTMTLYPNSTARYARRWSDETPRAVWLKGEADFSIIHRNDTSSARLFRVHTAGLTIEAVGTIFRVRQRPTGTSVALTSGQVSLLVKSKDPIRLKPGESIEIAAGTTKTLP, encoded by the coding sequence GTGTCACAAAAGTCATATTCTGCTTATAGCGCTGAGGAATTCGTCCTTGATGACTTATTCGTACGATGGGTTAAACACCCGAACGACGAAGAGGTCGCGTCCTATTGGCAGATATGGTTGTCGAACCATCCTCACCAGGAAGAAACAGTAGAGACAGCACGGTACCTCATTCAAACGGCCCGGCATTCTGATTTACCAGCTCTGTCGTCTGACGAGATTTCAACAGTATGGGGACGCATACGCGAGTCGCTTCAGACTATGGAAGACGTCAGGCCACTTCAGCCCGATGTTCGGGCAATGGTTGGGTGGTGGTACTTTATGCGAACTGTTCTGGCTGTATTTGGTGTGATAGCTCTTATTGGCTGGGCGCTCTGGATGCAGTACGGACCCGAGCAATCGGTATGGAGCGTCAGTACTCACGCCTACCAAACCCGTCAGATTCGCTTACCGGACAATTCAACCATGACGTTGTATCCGAACAGCACCGCCCGCTACGCACGGCGTTGGTCTGACGAGACACCAAGAGCGGTATGGTTAAAGGGAGAAGCTGATTTCTCGATCATCCACCGAAACGACACCTCGTCGGCACGTTTGTTCAGAGTCCATACTGCTGGCCTGACCATCGAAGCTGTAGGAACTATCTTTCGGGTGAGACAACGACCAACAGGAACATCGGTAGCGCTTACTTCGGGGCAGGTAAGTTTACTCGTAAAATCGAAAGACCCAATACGGCTTAAACCGGGCGAATCCATTGAGATTGCCGCAGGTACAACCAAGACATTACCCTAG
- a CDS encoding TonB-dependent receptor plug (PFAM: TonB-dependent receptor plug~KEGG: mxa:MXAN_4746 TonB-dependent receptor) — protein MHSTITQPPRLAWLPLLGLAALTLVSQPAFSAPPTVKLKLASPTQERSVAGKVLSGDDNTGLPGVSVAVKGTTRGTTTDANGEYKISIPNERAVLVFSAVGFISQEVTIGNKSTVNLTLSTDTRALNEVVVIGYGSQKKSQTTGAISSVTPKQITEQPITNIGQAMQGRVAGVDVAQSGSRPGSVPTIRVRGRRSFNAGNDPLYVVDGIPLSEGYEDINPNDVGSMEILKDATATAIYGARGANGVILVTTKRGNPVGKTTISYDNYVGFTDALDKVKLFSGSEFAEFVREAYRTTGNYKDANGNPVPTGVADPYADSKVAVLGGDPNVAAGLAANRNTDWQSLILKQGVQQNHSLGIQGGNEKTQFYISAGFFQDKGIMPGLDFTRQSLRANIDHQINKALKVGIASYMMYSVRNGETLNPYNFTLQQNPLGRPYDDNGNLIFSPTNDALLTNPLAEVVPGAQVENRKKYRIFNSVYAEVNILEGLKYRVNFGPDFTINRFGRFIGAQTNARKGGDPQAQTASAFGFNYTLENVVTYNKKVGDHNFGFTALQSIQRDNFEQNNISVQGVPAESQQFYNVGNASAVLGVGSGLRQWTINSYMGRINYDYKDKYLVTATLRRDGSSRFGENTKYGNFPGIALGWNVSNEDFMKGSSWVDLLKIRASRGSVGNQGVAPYQTQGLLDRTVYAFGNTPAYGYRPNTIGNPDLRWETSTSTNIGIDFSLWRGRVSGAIELYNTRTTDLLLSDLLPTSIGFNSVTRNIGETQNKGIEVSVSTVNVNSKSGFKWTSDIVFSKNSEAIISLFNGPVDDVGNKRFIGKPLTAMYDYKKAGIWQTSEADAAKSYQSAVGQIKVQDTNGDGKITADDRVYLGSDIPTWSGGITNRFSYKGFDLNFFIYARIGQTILSGFHRDNNQLAGRYEQIKVDYWTPNNPTNEFPRPNSSQEFPVYNSAIIYFDGSFVKVRNINFGYTFPSSITSKLRMQSLRLFSSIQQPFIFSSYRSKYNGVDPETSDGTVSNGVTPATRVVTFGLNVKF, from the coding sequence ATGCATTCAACAATTACCCAACCACCACGCCTGGCGTGGCTTCCTCTGCTTGGCTTAGCGGCACTTACGCTGGTAAGCCAACCGGCGTTTAGTGCGCCACCAACAGTAAAACTTAAGTTAGCCAGCCCAACTCAGGAACGCTCCGTTGCTGGTAAAGTATTATCAGGCGATGATAACACTGGATTACCGGGTGTAAGCGTTGCCGTGAAGGGCACCACGCGCGGTACAACTACTGACGCTAACGGCGAGTACAAAATCAGCATACCTAACGAACGGGCTGTTCTGGTTTTCTCCGCTGTTGGCTTTATTAGCCAGGAAGTTACTATCGGCAATAAGTCAACGGTTAATCTAACCCTAAGCACTGATACACGCGCCCTGAATGAAGTCGTTGTTATTGGCTACGGTTCTCAGAAAAAGAGCCAGACAACGGGAGCTATTTCGTCAGTTACGCCAAAGCAAATTACAGAACAGCCTATTACCAACATTGGTCAGGCCATGCAAGGCCGGGTAGCAGGTGTCGACGTAGCACAGTCGGGTAGCCGACCAGGTTCCGTACCAACAATCCGGGTTCGTGGGCGTCGTTCGTTCAATGCCGGTAACGACCCGCTCTATGTAGTTGACGGGATTCCCCTTTCAGAAGGTTATGAAGACATTAACCCGAACGATGTGGGTTCGATGGAAATCCTGAAAGATGCTACCGCAACGGCCATTTATGGTGCCAGAGGTGCCAATGGCGTTATTCTGGTTACAACCAAGCGGGGTAATCCGGTTGGTAAAACAACCATCAGCTACGATAACTACGTCGGTTTTACCGATGCGCTGGATAAAGTAAAGCTGTTCAGTGGCTCTGAATTTGCCGAATTTGTTCGGGAAGCTTACCGGACTACAGGCAACTACAAAGACGCGAACGGCAATCCCGTTCCAACGGGTGTGGCCGATCCATATGCCGACTCCAAAGTGGCGGTACTGGGTGGTGACCCGAACGTTGCAGCTGGCCTTGCCGCCAACCGGAATACTGACTGGCAGTCGTTGATTCTGAAGCAGGGAGTTCAGCAGAATCACTCGTTGGGTATTCAGGGCGGCAACGAGAAAACGCAGTTTTATATATCGGCTGGTTTTTTCCAGGACAAAGGGATTATGCCTGGTCTGGACTTTACCCGTCAGTCGCTGCGTGCCAATATTGATCACCAGATCAACAAGGCTCTTAAAGTGGGGATTGCCTCGTATATGATGTATAGCGTACGGAACGGAGAGACGCTGAACCCCTATAACTTTACCCTTCAGCAAAATCCGCTTGGTCGGCCTTACGACGATAACGGTAACCTGATCTTCTCGCCTACGAACGATGCGCTGCTTACCAATCCACTCGCCGAAGTTGTGCCGGGTGCTCAGGTAGAGAATAGAAAGAAATACCGCATTTTCAACAGCGTTTACGCAGAAGTAAACATCCTTGAGGGCTTAAAATACCGCGTTAACTTCGGGCCAGACTTTACCATCAACCGATTTGGCCGCTTTATCGGTGCGCAAACAAACGCCCGGAAAGGTGGTGACCCACAGGCGCAGACGGCCAGTGCATTTGGCTTCAACTACACGCTGGAGAACGTGGTGACGTATAACAAAAAAGTGGGCGATCACAACTTCGGTTTTACCGCCCTGCAATCCATTCAGCGGGATAACTTCGAGCAGAATAACATCTCTGTTCAAGGTGTGCCAGCCGAATCGCAGCAGTTCTACAATGTAGGCAACGCCAGTGCTGTATTGGGAGTAGGTAGTGGATTGCGGCAGTGGACCATTAACTCGTACATGGGTCGTATCAACTACGATTATAAAGATAAGTACCTGGTAACCGCTACGTTGCGCCGGGACGGATCGAGCCGATTTGGCGAAAATACCAAATATGGTAATTTCCCCGGTATCGCCCTAGGCTGGAATGTCAGCAACGAAGACTTCATGAAGGGATCTAGCTGGGTCGATCTGCTAAAAATCCGGGCCAGCCGTGGTTCGGTAGGTAACCAGGGTGTAGCTCCCTATCAAACGCAGGGATTATTGGACCGCACGGTATATGCCTTTGGCAATACACCCGCTTATGGCTATCGCCCTAACACGATTGGCAACCCTGATTTGCGCTGGGAAACGTCAACCAGCACAAACATTGGTATTGACTTCAGTCTCTGGCGGGGCCGGGTATCAGGTGCTATTGAATTATATAATACCCGCACGACCGACCTGCTACTATCCGATCTGCTGCCTACATCAATCGGTTTCAACTCTGTGACCCGCAACATTGGCGAGACCCAGAATAAAGGGATAGAAGTGAGTGTATCAACGGTGAACGTGAATTCAAAAAGTGGATTCAAATGGACATCCGACATTGTGTTCTCTAAAAATTCGGAAGCCATCATCTCCCTTTTCAACGGACCGGTTGATGACGTGGGTAACAAACGCTTCATTGGCAAGCCTTTGACGGCCATGTATGATTACAAAAAAGCGGGTATCTGGCAAACCAGTGAAGCAGATGCCGCTAAATCCTACCAGAGTGCAGTTGGCCAGATTAAAGTGCAGGACACCAACGGCGATGGTAAAATCACGGCTGATGACCGGGTATACTTAGGCTCTGACATTCCAACCTGGAGTGGCGGTATCACGAACCGGTTCAGCTATAAAGGATTTGACCTGAACTTCTTTATTTATGCCCGTATTGGCCAGACCATTCTAAGCGGTTTCCACCGCGACAACAACCAGTTGGCTGGTCGTTATGAGCAAATCAAAGTTGACTACTGGACACCTAACAACCCAACGAACGAGTTCCCACGGCCTAACTCCAGCCAGGAGTTCCCGGTCTATAACTCAGCTATCATCTATTTCGATGGATCGTTTGTGAAAGTACGGAACATCAACTTTGGTTATACGTTCCCATCGAGCATTACGTCGAAACTGCGCATGCAGTCGCTACGTCTGTTCAGTAGCATTCAGCAGCCGTTCATCTTCTCGTCGTACCGGTCGAAGTACAACGGTGTTGACCCAGAGACAAGCGATGGCACGGTAAGCAACGGTGTTACGCCTGCTACCCGCGTAGTAACCTTTGGTTTGAACGTCAAATTCTAA
- a CDS encoding OsmC family protein (PFAM: OsmC family protein~KEGG: dds:Ddes_1698 OsmC family protein) produces MPTIHIDYLGGLRTDCIHLQSGTHINTDAPTDNQGRGEAFSPTDLVANALGTCIITTMAIFARRDGIELAGSTLEVTKIMTAQPPRRIARIEVDLVLHTDAMPDAETRARLEKIAHTCPVAISLHPDIEQAVRIQWTERAVTTE; encoded by the coding sequence ATGCCAACAATTCACATCGATTACTTAGGTGGCTTACGCACCGATTGCATCCATCTACAATCCGGCACCCACATCAATACCGATGCGCCCACCGATAATCAGGGCCGGGGTGAGGCATTTTCGCCAACCGACCTGGTAGCCAATGCGTTAGGCACCTGCATTATAACAACCATGGCCATCTTCGCCCGGCGGGATGGAATTGAGCTGGCGGGCAGTACGCTGGAAGTAACAAAGATCATGACGGCTCAACCGCCCCGGCGCATCGCTCGTATTGAGGTCGATCTGGTTCTGCATACGGATGCTATGCCAGATGCCGAAACCCGCGCGCGGCTCGAAAAAATTGCGCATACCTGTCCGGTAGCTATCAGCCTCCATCCCGATATTGAGCAAGCGGTGCGTATTCAATGGACGGAACGCGCTGTCACCACCGAGTAG
- a CDS encoding Lycopene beta and epsilon cyclase (PFAM: Lycopene beta and epsilon cyclase; FAD dependent oxidoreductase~KEGG: pub:SAR11_0122 lycopene cyclase) has product MKKYDFIIAGGGMAGLSLAYYLSQSPLRNHSILILDREIKNSNDRTWCFWDRKKGVSGREPARMNAFESILFRTWSKVSFHGTTHAGLLDMGPYDYKMLRGIDFYEFVQRELANHPTIERRQATINRIKDTPQGGFVIADDEPYIADYVFDSTFSLKLDQSENHNLLQHFKGWVITTEKPCFNPHEPEIMDFRIHQHGDCRFVYVLPFTEKSALVEFTLFNDKLLSEPEYDLEIRNYIAQFLNTGAYEISETEYGVIPMSDEATQENPSEHIIRIGTSGGYTKPSTGYTFQRTQRYLQSIVDNLVQTGKPQRPVSWLKKRFKLYDSIFLNVLEKHRHPADDIFTRVYAGNPGRVFTFLDEETRFIDELRLFATMPFMPFLKALFDVIRRKLFG; this is encoded by the coding sequence ATGAAAAAATACGACTTCATCATTGCCGGAGGAGGCATGGCTGGTTTAAGCCTTGCCTATTATCTTAGCCAGTCACCGCTGCGGAATCATAGCATTTTGATTCTTGACCGGGAAATAAAAAACAGCAATGACCGGACCTGGTGTTTCTGGGACCGGAAAAAGGGCGTTTCGGGCCGCGAACCGGCGCGTATGAACGCCTTTGAGTCAATTCTTTTCCGTACCTGGAGCAAAGTGAGCTTTCATGGAACAACCCATGCCGGGCTGCTGGATATGGGGCCGTACGACTACAAGATGCTGCGCGGCATAGACTTCTACGAATTTGTTCAGCGCGAACTGGCCAATCATCCGACAATTGAACGCAGGCAGGCAACCATCAACCGTATTAAAGATACCCCGCAGGGTGGATTCGTTATTGCGGATGATGAACCATACATTGCCGACTACGTATTCGACAGCACCTTTTCCCTCAAACTGGATCAATCCGAAAACCATAACCTGCTCCAGCATTTCAAGGGATGGGTCATCACCACGGAGAAGCCGTGTTTTAATCCGCATGAGCCCGAAATAATGGACTTTCGAATCCATCAGCATGGCGATTGCCGGTTCGTGTATGTACTGCCTTTCACGGAAAAATCGGCACTGGTTGAGTTTACCCTCTTCAATGATAAGCTGTTATCTGAACCAGAATACGATCTTGAAATCCGCAATTACATCGCCCAATTCCTGAATACCGGAGCTTATGAAATAAGCGAAACAGAGTATGGCGTTATTCCCATGTCGGACGAAGCAACGCAGGAGAATCCGTCAGAACATATTATTCGGATTGGCACATCCGGCGGATACACAAAACCCTCGACCGGGTATACCTTTCAGCGAACCCAGCGCTACTTGCAGAGCATTGTCGATAATCTGGTACAAACCGGCAAACCCCAACGGCCTGTAAGCTGGTTGAAAAAGCGGTTTAAACTTTACGACAGTATCTTCCTGAACGTACTCGAAAAGCACCGCCATCCGGCCGACGACATCTTTACGAGGGTCTATGCCGGCAATCCCGGACGCGTTTTCACTTTTCTTGATGAAGAAACACGCTTTATCGACGAGCTGAGGTTGTTTGCCACGATGCCGTTTATGCCATTTCTTAAGGCTTTGTTTGACGTAATACGTCGGAAGCTATTCGGTTAA
- a CDS encoding lipoic acid synthetase (KEGG: hypothetical protein ; K03644 lipoic acid synthetase~TIGRFAM: lipoic acid synthetase~PFAM: Radical SAM domain protein~SMART: Elongator protein 3/MiaB/NifB) — protein sequence MIELPVIPSEQQRNRAGADAAPRPKRPDWLRVKLPIGPEYAKVRKLVDEHKLHTICESGNCPNMGECWGAGTATFMILGNVCTRSCTFCAVATGRPNEYDTDEPRRVAEAIVLMKVKHAVLTSVNRDELKDRGAEIWYQTVRLIKEASPATTIETLIPDTKGNWEALERMISAGQEVVSHNMETVERLYRRVRPQARYERSLEQIRRTKDYGQRTKSGIMLGLGETKDEVVKAMDDLAANGLDILTLGQYLQPTKMHHEVIEWIHPETFAMYREEGLRRGLKYVESGPLVRSSYHAEKHVNV from the coding sequence ATGATTGAACTACCCGTAATACCCTCCGAACAACAACGTAATCGGGCTGGCGCTGATGCAGCACCCCGGCCCAAACGCCCGGACTGGCTACGCGTTAAGCTGCCCATCGGCCCCGAATATGCTAAAGTCCGTAAGTTGGTGGATGAACACAAGCTCCATACGATTTGCGAAAGTGGCAATTGTCCAAACATGGGCGAATGCTGGGGAGCCGGTACCGCTACGTTTATGATTCTGGGGAATGTGTGTACCCGAAGCTGTACATTTTGTGCTGTCGCCACTGGCAGGCCCAATGAATACGACACCGATGAACCCCGGCGTGTGGCCGAAGCAATCGTGCTTATGAAGGTCAAACATGCGGTGCTTACGTCGGTAAACCGGGATGAATTGAAAGACCGGGGCGCTGAGATATGGTACCAGACCGTTCGACTTATCAAAGAAGCATCGCCCGCAACGACTATCGAAACCCTGATTCCGGATACCAAAGGCAATTGGGAAGCGCTCGAACGGATGATTTCGGCCGGGCAGGAGGTCGTTTCGCACAACATGGAAACCGTGGAGCGGCTCTACCGCCGGGTGCGTCCGCAGGCTCGATATGAGCGTAGCCTTGAACAAATCCGGCGCACGAAAGACTATGGCCAGCGTACCAAATCGGGTATTATGCTGGGTCTGGGTGAAACAAAGGATGAAGTGGTCAAAGCTATGGATGATCTTGCCGCCAATGGACTGGATATTCTAACGCTGGGCCAATACCTCCAGCCGACGAAAATGCACCACGAAGTGATCGAGTGGATTCATCCGGAAACATTTGCCATGTATCGTGAAGAAGGGCTCCGGCGTGGGCTGAAATACGTCGAGTCTGGTCCACTGGTTCGGTCGAGTTACCATGCAGAAAAGCATGTGAATGTGTAA